In Microbacterium sp. No. 7, the genomic window CAGACATCGCGCGCACGTCCGGAACATCTACTCGCTGGTCCGCGTCGCCGACGAGCTCGTCGACGGCGCCACGGCCGACGCGGGAATGGCGCTCGACGAGCAGAGGTCGGCCCTCGATCGGCTCGAGGAGGAGACCGAGCGCGCGATCCGGACCGGCTACAGCAGCAACCCGATCGTGCAGGCCTTCGCGCACACGGCGCGCGCGGCGGGGATCGGCCACGAGCTGACCCGCCCGTTCTTCTCGTCCATGCGCACCGACCTCGCCGCCGACGAGCACGAGACGCCGGACGCGTCACGCGCATCCTTGCCGGGCTTCGGAGACGCCGAGCACGCGCGCTACGTCTTCGGCTCCGCGGAGGTCGTCGGACTGATGTGCCTGCGCGTGTTCATCAGGGACGAGCCGCTCGACTCGGGGGAGCGCGCCATCCTGGAGCACGGAGCCCGCCGTCTCGGCGCGGCGTTCCAGAACGTGAACTTCCTTCGCGACCTCGCGGACGACACCGCACGCCTGGGGCGCAGCTATCTCAGCGAGCACGGACGGATCGATGATCGGGTCAGGGATCGCTGGGTCTCGGAGATCCGCGCGCAGCTCTCCGTCGCGCGCGCGGCGCTGCCTCTGCTGCCGGGCGACGCCCGTGTCGCCGTCGATTCCGCGTTGCGATTGTTCGGCAGGCTCACCGACCGCATCGCGCGCACCCCGGCGGACGACCTGTACGAACAGCGCGTGCGGGTTCCGGCCGCGGAGAAGTCCTGGCTGATCGCCCGATCGATGCTCGACGCGATGAGGGAGCGAGCGAGATGACACGAACGATCGTGATCGGCGGCGGAATCGCCGGTCTCGCCACCGCCGCGCTGCTCGCCCGCGAAGGGCACGCCGTCCGACTGCTCGAACGCGGTCGGCGGGTGGGCGGTCGTGCCGGCATCGTCGAACGCGGAGGATTCCGGTTCGACACCGGGCCGTCCTGGTACTTGATGCCCGAGGTGTTCGAGCACTTCTTCGCCCTGCTCGGCACGACGGCGGGGGAACAGCTCGATCTGCGCACCCTCGATCCCGGGTACCGGGTGTACTCGGAACCGGCGGGCGCGGCGCCCGCACGCGTGACCGACATCCCGAACGGCAGAGAACGCGTCATGAGCCGCTTCGAGACGATCGAGCCGGGCAGCGCCGCGACCCTGGAGAAGTATCTCTCCTCCGCCGAGCAGGCCTCGCGCCTGGCCGGGCGGTACTTCCTCTACAACCCGTTCACGAGGCTCCGCAGCCTCGCCACCGCGGACGTCGTGCGGGCCGCGCCGAAGCTGGCATCGCTGCTCGGCACCGACCTGGAACGCTTCGTGGCGAGGCGGTTCGCAGACCCGGTGCTCCGTCAGGTGCTCGGATACCCGGCGGTCTTCCTGGGCACCGATCCGCGCCGCGCGCCCGCGTTGTATCACCTGATGAGCGCGCTCGACCTCGGCGACGGCGTCCTGTACCCGATGGGAGGGTTCTGGAGCATCGTGCAGTGCCTGGAGCAGCTCGCCACCCGTGCCGGCGTCGAGATCGTCCTGGACTCCGACGTCACCCGGA contains:
- a CDS encoding phytoene/squalene synthase family protein, which translates into the protein MSGALDRLSPLVRYTRASENAAARIIDAYSTSFGTATRLLGRRHRAHVRNIYSLVRVADELVDGATADAGMALDEQRSALDRLEEETERAIRTGYSSNPIVQAFAHTARAAGIGHELTRPFFSSMRTDLAADEHETPDASRASLPGFGDAEHARYVFGSAEVVGLMCLRVFIRDEPLDSGERAILEHGARRLGAAFQNVNFLRDLADDTARLGRSYLSEHGRIDDRVRDRWVSEIRAQLSVARAALPLLPGDARVAVDSALRLFGRLTDRIARTPADDLYEQRVRVPAAEKSWLIARSMLDAMRERAR